AGCGAGGCAAGGATGACCTTTTGGTGCATCTCCTCGAATTCCGGGAGTCCGCTTGGCCAGACCTTGGCCGCGTTTTTGAAAAATTCCTTGAGCATGAGGCGGATCATGAATCGGGAGGGGTTCTCCTTGGGCGGGGTGAGCAGGTAGGTCTCAGGGAAGAGATATCCTTCGGCGTCCTTGGCCTCGATGCCGAAGGCGGCCAACAGTTCCTTGTCGGCCTGGGCCTGGGCGAAGTCGGCATAGGTGCCGAGGTCGGCCTCTTCGATGATTTTGGCGGTCTGCCACCAGGTCAATCCTTCACGCACGGAGACCCTTTTCATGATGCCGGTCGAAGAGGTCAGTTCCAGAAGAACCCGTTCGGGCACCCATCCGGTGGAGAGCGCGAATACCCCGGCGCGGACAGCCGAACCTTTGCCCGTGCGAACGGCCAGTTTATAGAAGCGGCGGGTGTCGGAGATCACCCCTTCGGCCTTCAGATTCTGGGCGATGGCGGTGAAGACCTGTCCCGGTTCGACGCGGAAAAGGACATCCCGTCCCGGGGTCTCGGGCGGTGTCGTCAGGAACTGTTGCTCCTGCCATGCCCTGTACCATTGGAAACCGCCTGCGCCGAGTGCGGCGAGCAGGAACAGGGTGCTGAAGGCTATCAGGATGGTCCGTTTTCGAGCCATGAGCGAAGGATGATGACGGCTGCCTGGCTGTCCAGGGCCATCTTGCGTTTCTTGCCGCGAACATTGGCGGCGTTGAGTTCTTCTTCGGCCTGGGCCGAGGTCAGCCGTTCGTCCATAAGATGAATGGGAACAGCAGTCCGGCGCCCCAGGCTCCCGGCGAAATTCCGGGCCTGGCGGGTGG
The sequence above is a segment of the Pseudodesulfovibrio sp. S3 genome. Coding sequences within it:
- the mltG gene encoding endolytic transglycosylase MltG; translation: MARKRTILIAFSTLFLLAALGAGGFQWYRAWQEQQFLTTPPETPGRDVLFRVEPGQVFTAIAQNLKAEGVISDTRRFYKLAVRTGKGSAVRAGVFALSTGWVPERVLLELTSSTGIMKRVSVREGLTWWQTAKIIEEADLGTYADFAQAQADKELLAAFGIEAKDAEGYLFPETYLLTPPKENPSRFMIRLMLKEFFKNAAKVWPSGLPEFEEMHQKVILASLIEKETGDMTERKRISGVFHNRLKKRMLIQCDPTIIYGLGPDFDGNIKKSDLLDKNNPYNTYAIQGLPPGPICSPGLDALLAAVHPEEHSYLYFVAKGDGSHHFSKNLEEHNQAVRQYQLRRNNETYKSTK
- the ruvX gene encoding Holliday junction resolvase RuvX; amino-acid sequence: MRALGIDFGLKRVGLSVSDRTGTLVSPFKTIERTTRDSLFDELIEIIQNESIEAVVVGLPLSLDGKDTLTTRQARNFAGSLGRRTAVPIHLMDERLTSAQAEEELNAANVRGKKRKMALDSQAAVIILRSWLENGPS